In Streptomyces sp. NBC_01426, one genomic interval encodes:
- a CDS encoding NUDIX hydrolase → MIVWINGTFGAGKTSTARELAGLLPDSALFDPEFIGDALRVLLPRKRLAEVSDYQDLPSWRRLVVDTAAAMLGELGGVLVVPMTLLRQEYRDEIFGGLAARRIPVRHVLLAPEETILRERIATREEPGAPEQVDLRVRQWAYDHIPAYRQALGWLSADAHVIDNGRLTVRETAERIAEAVRTDVAGICDIVQTPEPTRETVASGVLLFDDRDRVLLVDPTYKPGWEFPGGVVEAGEAPARAGVREVEEELGLVLGRLPELLVADWEPPAHPAYGGLRLLFDGGRLTQAQTAELRLPGPELRAWRFVTEEEAAMLLPAHRLERLRWALRARERGRALYLEAGRPVP, encoded by the coding sequence GTGATTGTCTGGATCAACGGCACTTTCGGTGCCGGGAAGACCAGCACGGCCCGCGAACTGGCCGGACTCCTGCCGGATAGCGCGTTGTTCGACCCGGAGTTCATCGGGGACGCGTTGCGGGTGCTGCTGCCGCGCAAACGGCTCGCGGAGGTCTCCGACTACCAGGACCTGCCGAGTTGGCGGCGACTCGTCGTGGACACGGCCGCGGCGATGCTGGGGGAACTGGGCGGGGTGCTGGTCGTGCCGATGACGCTGCTGCGCCAGGAGTACCGGGACGAGATCTTCGGTGGCCTCGCGGCACGACGGATCCCGGTGCGCCATGTGCTGCTCGCCCCTGAGGAAACGATTCTTCGGGAGCGGATCGCGACCAGGGAGGAACCGGGGGCGCCCGAGCAGGTGGACCTGCGGGTCAGACAGTGGGCGTACGACCACATTCCGGCGTATCGGCAGGCGTTGGGCTGGCTCTCGGCCGACGCGCACGTCATCGACAACGGGCGGCTGACCGTCCGCGAGACGGCCGAACGGATCGCGGAAGCCGTGCGCACGGACGTCGCGGGGATCTGCGACATCGTGCAGACACCCGAACCGACCCGGGAGACGGTGGCCTCCGGCGTCCTCCTCTTCGACGACCGGGACCGGGTGCTGCTCGTCGACCCGACGTACAAACCGGGGTGGGAGTTCCCCGGAGGTGTCGTCGAAGCGGGGGAGGCGCCGGCCCGCGCCGGCGTGCGGGAGGTCGAGGAGGAACTGGGGCTGGTCCTGGGGCGGCTGCCGGAGCTGCTGGTGGCGGACTGGGAGCCGCCCGCCCACCCGGCGTACGGGGGCCTGCGGCTGCTCTTCGACGGGGGACGGCTGACGCAGGCCCAGACGGCGGAACTGCGTTTGCCCGGACCGGAGTTGAGGGCGTGGCGGTTCGTGACGGAGGAGGAGGCGGCGATGTTGTTGCCCGCGCACCGCCTCGAACGCCTGCGGTGGGCGTTGCGCGCCCGGGAGCGGGGTCGCGCACTGTACCTGGAGGCGGGACGACCGGTTCCGTAG
- a CDS encoding electron transfer flavoprotein subunit beta/FixA family protein, whose amino-acid sequence MSLRIVVCVKYVPDATGDRHFADDLTVDRDDVDGLLSELDEYAVEQALQIADEADDAEITVLTVGPEDAKDALRKALSMGADKAIHVEDDDLHGTDVMGTSLVLAKAIEKAGYDLVITGMASTDAAMGVLPAILAERLGVPQVTLLSEVKVEDGTVTGRRDGDSASEQLEASLPALVSVTDQSGEARYPSFKGIMAAKKKPVEAWDLSDLDLEAEEVGLEGAWTAVDSATKRPERTAGTIVKDEGEGGKQLAEFLAGQKFI is encoded by the coding sequence GTGAGCCTGAGGATCGTTGTCTGTGTGAAGTACGTACCCGACGCCACCGGCGACCGGCACTTCGCCGATGACCTGACCGTCGACCGCGACGACGTCGACGGTCTGCTGTCGGAGCTCGACGAGTACGCCGTCGAGCAGGCGCTGCAGATCGCCGACGAGGCGGACGACGCGGAGATCACCGTCCTGACCGTGGGTCCCGAGGACGCCAAGGACGCGCTGCGCAAGGCGCTCTCGATGGGCGCCGACAAGGCCATCCACGTCGAGGACGACGACCTGCACGGCACCGACGTCATGGGCACCTCGCTGGTGCTCGCCAAGGCGATCGAGAAGGCCGGCTACGACCTGGTCATCACCGGCATGGCGTCCACCGACGCGGCCATGGGCGTCCTCCCCGCGATCCTGGCCGAGCGCCTGGGCGTCCCGCAGGTCACCCTGCTCTCCGAGGTCAAGGTCGAGGACGGCACCGTGACGGGCCGCCGCGACGGCGACTCCGCGAGCGAGCAGCTGGAGGCCTCCCTCCCCGCGCTCGTCTCGGTGACGGACCAGTCGGGCGAGGCCCGCTACCCGTCCTTCAAGGGCATCATGGCCGCCAAGAAGAAGCCGGTCGAGGCCTGGGACCTGTCTGACCTGGACCTGGAGGCCGAAGAGGTCGGCCTCGAGGGCGCCTGGACCGCCGTGGACTCCGCGACCAAGCGCCCGGAGCGCACCGCCGGCACGATCGTCAAGGACGAGGGCGAGGGCGGCAAGCAGCTGGCCGAGTTCCTGGCCGGCCAGAAGTTCATCTAA
- a CDS encoding DUF6986 family protein, which translates to MGQQEKVATSLAGAVSEGISASLAPVDAELARHYPGDPGTRQPIHTVYVPGDVFAADTIRSWGDQALAALDEHAPDAATFAKVLGISDALAVPVYDRVRAKLASEPIEDLRVDFEDGFGVRSDEEEDQAAARAARLVSEAFANGTNAPYMGIRMKCMESNVRDRGIRTTDIFLSGLLAHGGLPEGLVLTLPKVTYAEQVSAFVKLLEAFEITRGLRPGRIGFEIQIETSQSIVASDGTATVARMIEAAKGRATGLHYGTFDYSACVGVSAAYQSSDHPAADHAKAIMQVAAAGTGVRVSDGSTNVLPIGTTEHVHEAWKLHYGLTRRALARAYYQGWDMHPAHLPTRYAAVFTFYREGLETAAARLKAYVAKIEGDVMDEPATAKALAGYLVRGLDCGAVGADEVTALTGLTRAELDAFAIPRRSATLTATA; encoded by the coding sequence ATGGGTCAGCAGGAGAAGGTGGCGACGAGCCTCGCAGGCGCGGTCAGCGAGGGCATCAGCGCCTCCCTCGCGCCGGTGGACGCGGAACTCGCGCGCCACTACCCGGGCGACCCCGGCACCCGCCAGCCCATCCACACGGTCTACGTCCCCGGTGACGTCTTCGCCGCCGACACCATCCGCTCCTGGGGCGACCAGGCCCTCGCGGCCCTCGACGAGCACGCCCCCGACGCCGCGACCTTCGCCAAGGTGCTCGGCATCTCCGACGCACTGGCCGTGCCCGTCTACGACCGGGTGCGCGCCAAACTCGCGTCCGAGCCCATCGAGGACCTGCGCGTCGACTTCGAGGACGGCTTCGGCGTCCGCTCCGACGAGGAGGAGGACCAGGCCGCCGCCCGCGCCGCCCGCCTCGTCTCGGAAGCCTTCGCCAACGGCACCAACGCCCCGTACATGGGCATCCGCATGAAGTGCATGGAATCCAACGTCCGCGACCGCGGCATCCGCACCACGGACATCTTCCTGTCCGGGCTCCTCGCGCACGGCGGCCTCCCCGAGGGCCTCGTCCTCACCCTGCCGAAGGTCACCTACGCCGAGCAGGTCAGCGCCTTCGTCAAGCTGCTGGAAGCATTCGAGATCACCCGCGGCCTGCGCCCGGGCCGGATCGGCTTCGAGATCCAGATCGAGACCAGCCAGTCCATCGTCGCCTCCGACGGCACCGCCACCGTGGCCCGGATGATCGAGGCCGCCAAGGGCCGCGCCACCGGCCTGCACTACGGCACCTTCGACTACAGCGCCTGCGTCGGGGTCTCCGCCGCGTACCAGTCGAGCGACCACCCCGCCGCCGACCACGCGAAGGCCATCATGCAGGTCGCGGCCGCGGGCACCGGCGTACGCGTCTCCGACGGCTCGACCAACGTCCTGCCGATCGGCACCACCGAGCACGTCCACGAGGCCTGGAAGCTGCACTACGGTCTCACCCGCCGGGCCCTGGCCCGCGCGTACTACCAGGGCTGGGACATGCACCCCGCGCACCTGCCGACCCGCTACGCGGCCGTCTTCACCTTCTACCGCGAGGGCCTGGAGACCGCCGCCGCGCGACTCAAGGCGTACGTGGCCAAGATCGAGGGCGACGTGATGGACGAACCCGCCACCGCCAAGGCCCTGGCCGGCTACCTGGTCCGCGGCCTGGACTGCGGCGCCGTCGGCGCCGACGAGGTCACCGCCCTGACCGGCCTGACCCGCGCGGAACTGGACGCCTTCGCGATCCCGCGCCGCTCGGCGACCCTGACGGCGACCGCCTGA
- a CDS encoding flavin reductase family protein, whose translation MTAPTAEFPSSTTGLPGSPDLLRSVFRQHAAGVAVITAADPAGRPVGFTATSLNSVSAEPPLLSFTLGTGSSSWPVIRDSTHLGVHILGEHQRELAGLFARSGADRFGPGTERVEGPHGVPVLSGVLAWLVCRVVARVPAGEHRVIIAEAVAGDPASGPAGEARPLLYHQGRFNALRD comes from the coding sequence ATGACGGCCCCGACGGCTGAGTTCCCCTCTTCGACCACCGGCCTGCCCGGCTCACCCGACCTGCTGCGCTCCGTCTTCCGGCAACACGCCGCGGGAGTCGCCGTGATCACCGCCGCCGACCCGGCCGGCCGGCCGGTCGGGTTCACCGCGACCTCGCTCAACTCGGTCTCCGCCGAGCCGCCGCTGCTGTCCTTCACCCTCGGAACGGGGTCCTCCAGCTGGCCCGTGATACGGGACTCCACGCATCTCGGCGTGCACATACTCGGCGAGCACCAGCGGGAGTTGGCGGGACTGTTCGCGCGCAGCGGCGCCGACCGCTTCGGGCCGGGCACGGAACGGGTCGAGGGTCCGCACGGGGTCCCGGTGCTCTCGGGGGTGCTGGCGTGGCTGGTGTGCCGCGTGGTGGCCCGGGTGCCCGCCGGGGAGCACCGGGTGATCATCGCGGAGGCGGTGGCCGGGGATCCCGCCTCGGGGCCGGCCGGCGAGGCGCGTCCGCTCCTGTACCACCAGGGTCGCTTCAACGCTTTGCGTGACTGA
- a CDS encoding LacI family DNA-binding transcriptional regulator, with protein MKDVAAHAGVGLKTVSRVVNGEPGVTPDTERRVQEAIDALGFRRNDSARVLRKGRTATVGLVLEDLADPFYGPLNRAVEEVARAHGALLINGSSAEDPDRERELALALCARRVDGLIVIPAGDDHRYLEPEIRAGVATVFVDRPAGRIDADVVLSDSFGGARDGVAHLIAGGHRRIGFIGDHPRIHTATERLRGYEAAMAAAGLPVSESRVSLGSTTPDRVTAAAHRMLADREPVTALFAGNNRVTVTLVRILAGDADPVALVGFDDFELADLLRPGVTVVAQDAAALGRVATDRLFQRLSGAALPPARMELPTRLIPRGSGEIPPRA; from the coding sequence ATGAAGGACGTGGCGGCCCACGCCGGCGTGGGCCTGAAGACGGTCTCACGGGTGGTCAACGGCGAGCCGGGGGTCACGCCCGACACCGAGCGGCGCGTCCAAGAGGCCATCGACGCGCTCGGATTCCGCCGCAACGACAGCGCCCGCGTGCTGCGCAAGGGCCGCACGGCCACCGTGGGCCTGGTCCTGGAGGATCTCGCCGACCCCTTCTACGGTCCGCTGAACCGCGCCGTGGAGGAGGTGGCGCGCGCCCACGGAGCGCTCCTCATCAACGGCTCCAGCGCCGAGGACCCGGACCGGGAGCGGGAGTTGGCCCTCGCGTTGTGCGCCCGGCGGGTGGACGGGCTGATCGTGATTCCGGCCGGGGACGACCACCGGTACCTGGAACCGGAGATCCGGGCGGGCGTGGCCACGGTGTTCGTGGACCGCCCGGCGGGCCGGATCGACGCGGACGTGGTCCTGTCGGACAGTTTCGGCGGAGCCCGGGACGGGGTGGCCCACCTGATCGCCGGCGGCCACCGCCGGATCGGTTTCATCGGCGACCATCCGCGCATCCACACCGCGACGGAACGCCTGCGGGGCTACGAGGCGGCCATGGCGGCCGCGGGCCTGCCGGTGTCCGAGTCCCGGGTCTCGCTGGGCTCCACGACGCCGGACCGGGTCACGGCGGCGGCGCACCGGATGCTGGCCGACCGTGAGCCGGTCACCGCGCTCTTCGCGGGCAACAACCGGGTGACGGTCACCCTGGTCCGGATCCTGGCCGGCGACGCCGATCCGGTGGCGCTGGTCGGCTTCGACGACTTCGAGCTGGCCGACCTGCTGCGTCCCGGCGTGACGGTGGTCGCCCAGGACGCGGCCGCCCTGGGCCGGGTCGCCACGGACCGCCTCTTCCAGCGCCTGTCGGGGGCCGCGCTGCCCCCGGCCCGGATGGAACTCCCCACGCGCCTGATCCCGCGCGGCTCGGGCGAGATCCCTCCGCGAGCCTGA
- a CDS encoding MBL fold metallo-hydrolase — MERVEVIPGRLHMLRFPIGQAYLWCDDEALTLIDAGYAGSAPEIEEAIRSLGLRPELLERIVLTHCHRDHVGASGELAARLGAEIVAHRLDAPAIRGEQPIPEPVLADWELPLYAHGLPAPQAPPTRVDREVEDGDVLPFGGGAVIVHSPGHTPGSIGVHLPGQGVLFTGDCVAGIGQVMPGVFNVDGEQAASSFRRLADLSPSIACFGHGDPLTRDTARILDAATAAPQPR; from the coding sequence ATGGAGCGCGTCGAGGTGATTCCCGGGCGGCTGCACATGCTGCGCTTCCCCATCGGCCAGGCCTACTTGTGGTGCGACGACGAGGCTCTCACCCTGATCGACGCCGGATACGCCGGTTCGGCTCCGGAGATCGAGGAGGCGATCCGCTCGCTCGGCCTGCGGCCCGAGCTCCTGGAGCGGATCGTCCTGACCCACTGCCACCGCGACCACGTGGGCGCCTCGGGGGAACTCGCCGCCCGCCTCGGCGCCGAGATCGTGGCCCACCGGCTGGACGCCCCCGCGATCCGGGGCGAACAGCCGATTCCCGAACCGGTGTTGGCGGACTGGGAACTCCCCCTGTACGCGCACGGCCTGCCGGCCCCACAGGCCCCGCCGACCCGCGTGGACCGGGAGGTCGAGGACGGCGACGTCCTGCCGTTCGGCGGGGGCGCGGTGATCGTCCACTCCCCCGGCCACACGCCGGGCAGCATCGGCGTCCATCTGCCCGGGCAGGGCGTGCTGTTCACGGGCGACTGCGTCGCGGGGATCGGGCAGGTGATGCCGGGGGTGTTCAACGTGGACGGCGAGCAGGCCGCGTCCTCGTTCCGTCGCCTGGCGGACCTGTCCCCGTCGATCGCCTGCTTCGGCCACGGCGACCCGCTGACCCGGGACACCGCGCGGATCCTCGACGCCGCCACCGCCGCACCCCAGCCGCGCTGA
- a CDS encoding lysophospholipid acyltransferase family protein — translation MAELVYPPVIGAAHTLFRALDIRIDMKGTENIPRKGGAVLVSNHIGYLDFIFAGLTARPQKRLVRFMAKESVFRHKVSGPLMRAMKHIPVDRAQGEAAYQHALDSLRAGEIIGVFPEATISQSFTLKTFKSGAARMAQEAGVPLIPVALWGTQRLWTKGRPKDLKRSHIPVTMRIGEPIEAPSDQYAGAITRRLRERVQELLDAAQRAYPAKPKGSDDSWWLPAHLGGTAPTPAQVKEAG, via the coding sequence ATGGCTGAGCTCGTCTACCCTCCCGTGATCGGCGCGGCGCACACGCTGTTCCGCGCGCTGGACATCCGTATCGACATGAAGGGCACCGAGAACATCCCGCGCAAGGGCGGGGCGGTCCTGGTGTCCAACCACATCGGTTACCTGGACTTCATCTTCGCCGGCCTGACGGCGCGGCCGCAGAAGCGCCTGGTGCGCTTCATGGCCAAGGAGTCGGTGTTCCGGCACAAGGTGTCCGGTCCGCTGATGCGGGCGATGAAGCACATCCCGGTGGACCGGGCGCAGGGCGAGGCGGCGTACCAGCACGCGCTCGACTCGCTGCGCGCGGGCGAGATCATCGGGGTCTTCCCCGAGGCGACGATCTCCCAGTCCTTCACCCTCAAGACGTTCAAGTCGGGTGCGGCGCGCATGGCGCAGGAGGCCGGGGTCCCGCTGATCCCGGTGGCGCTGTGGGGCACCCAGCGACTGTGGACCAAGGGCCGCCCGAAGGACCTCAAGCGCAGCCACATCCCGGTGACGATGCGGATCGGCGAGCCGATCGAGGCGCCGTCGGACCAGTACGCCGGGGCGATCACGCGCCGGCTGCGCGAGCGCGTGCAGGAGCTGCTGGACGCGGCGCAGCGCGCCTACCCGGCCAAGCCGAAGGGGTCGGACGACTCCTGGTGGCTGCCGGCCCACCTGGGCGGCACGGCGCCCACGCCGGCGCAGGTCAAGGAAGCCGGCTGA
- a CDS encoding nitroreductase/quinone reductase family protein, translated as MNAPAPYYVKAGPFGVRFNALFGKLARLGVSLAGTAELSVRGRTSGKMQRIPVNPHTYEGEQYLVSARGHSQWVRNMRVAGGGELRVGRKVRAFTVTEITDPVQQAAILRAYLEKWGWEVNRFFQGVTAKSSDADLQAAAGDHPVFRITVTK; from the coding sequence ATGAACGCGCCCGCTCCCTATTACGTCAAGGCCGGCCCGTTCGGCGTCCGCTTCAACGCCCTCTTCGGCAAGCTCGCCCGTCTCGGCGTGAGTCTCGCCGGTACCGCCGAGCTGTCCGTCCGGGGTCGCACCTCCGGCAAGATGCAGCGGATTCCGGTCAACCCGCACACCTACGAGGGCGAGCAGTACCTCGTCTCCGCTCGCGGCCACTCCCAGTGGGTGCGCAACATGCGGGTCGCGGGCGGCGGTGAGTTGCGCGTGGGCCGCAAGGTGCGCGCCTTCACGGTCACCGAGATCACGGACCCGGTGCAGCAGGCGGCGATCCTGCGCGCCTACCTGGAGAAGTGGGGCTGGGAGGTCAACCGGTTCTTCCAGGGGGTCACCGCGAAGTCCTCCGACGCCGATCTCCAGGCGGCGGCCGGCGACCACCCCGTCTTCCGGATCACCGTCACGAAGTAG
- a CDS encoding dipeptidase — translation MSQNPIAETIASLMPRAKTELTELVAFQSVADWAQFPQSESHGAANWVADALRAEGFQDVALLDTPDGTQSVYGFLPGPEGAPTVLLYAHYDVQPPLDDAAWISPAFELTERDGRWYGRGAADCKGGFIMHLLALRALKANGGVPVSVKVIVEGSEEQGTGGLQQYAEAHPELLTADAIVIGDAGNFRLGLPTVVATLRGMTLLKVKIDTLGGNLHSGMFGGVAPDALAALIRLLDSLRAADGTTTVDGLASDAVWEGLQYPEEDFRTDAKVLDGVELIGRGTIADRLWARPAVTVLGIDCPPVVGATPSVHASAGALISLRIPPGVDTAAAIKLLEAHLVAHTPWKARLELEVVGQGQPFQADTNSPAYASMAAALEVAYPGQKMQISGMGGSIPLCNALTSLYPEAEMLLIGLSEPEAQIHAVNESVSPEELERLSVAEAHFLVNYAESKRV, via the coding sequence ATGTCCCAGAATCCGATCGCCGAGACCATCGCCTCGTTGATGCCCCGCGCCAAGACGGAGCTGACCGAGCTGGTGGCCTTCCAGTCGGTGGCGGACTGGGCCCAGTTCCCCCAGAGCGAGAGCCACGGCGCCGCGAACTGGGTGGCCGACGCGCTGCGCGCCGAGGGCTTCCAGGACGTGGCACTGCTCGACACCCCCGACGGCACGCAGTCGGTGTACGGATTCCTGCCCGGTCCCGAGGGCGCCCCGACCGTGCTGCTCTACGCGCACTACGACGTGCAGCCGCCCCTGGACGACGCCGCCTGGATCTCGCCGGCCTTCGAACTGACCGAGCGCGACGGCCGCTGGTACGGGCGCGGCGCGGCGGACTGCAAGGGCGGGTTCATCATGCACCTGCTGGCGCTGCGCGCGCTGAAGGCCAACGGCGGTGTGCCGGTGAGCGTGAAGGTGATCGTCGAGGGGTCGGAGGAGCAGGGCACCGGCGGGCTCCAGCAGTACGCCGAGGCGCACCCCGAGCTGCTGACCGCCGACGCGATCGTCATCGGCGACGCCGGCAACTTCCGTCTGGGTCTGCCCACGGTGGTCGCGACCCTGCGCGGGATGACCCTGCTCAAGGTGAAGATCGACACGCTGGGTGGGAACCTGCACTCCGGCATGTTCGGTGGGGTCGCGCCCGACGCGCTGGCCGCTCTCATCAGGCTGCTGGACTCGCTGCGCGCCGCCGACGGCACGACGACGGTCGACGGTCTCGCCTCGGACGCGGTGTGGGAGGGGCTCCAGTACCCGGAGGAGGACTTCCGCACCGACGCGAAGGTCCTCGACGGTGTCGAGCTGATCGGCCGCGGCACGATCGCGGACCGGCTGTGGGCGCGTCCGGCCGTCACGGTCCTGGGCATCGACTGCCCGCCGGTGGTCGGCGCCACCCCGTCGGTGCACGCCAGTGCCGGTGCCCTCATCAGCCTGCGGATCCCGCCGGGCGTGGACACCGCGGCGGCCATCAAGCTGCTGGAGGCGCACCTGGTGGCGCACACGCCGTGGAAGGCGCGCCTCGAACTGGAGGTCGTCGGCCAGGGCCAGCCGTTCCAGGCGGACACGAACAGCCCTGCCTACGCCTCCATGGCGGCGGCCCTCGAAGTGGCCTACCCCGGGCAGAAGATGCAGATCAGCGGCATGGGCGGATCCATCCCGCTGTGCAACGCGCTGACCTCCCTGTACCCGGAGGCGGAGATGCTGCTGATCGGGCTGAGCGAGCCCGAGGCGCAGATCCACGCGGTGAACGAGAGCGTCTCCCCGGAGGAGTTGGAGCGCCTGTCGGTCGCGGAGGCCCACTTCCTCGTCAACTACGCGGAATCCAAGCGCGTCTGA
- a CDS encoding electron transfer flavoprotein subunit alpha/FixB family protein — protein sequence MAEVLVYVDHVDGAVRKPTLELLTLARRVGEPVAVALGAGAEATAAVLAEHGAVKVLTADAPEFTEYLVVPKVDALQAAYDAVSPVAVLVPSSAEGKEIAARLAVRIGSGIITDATDLEAGDEGPVATQAVFAASFTTKSRVSKGTPVITVKPNSAPVEAAPAAGAVEALAVTFGALATGTKVTSRTPRESTGRPELTEAAIVVSGGRGVNGAENFHIIEDLADSLGAAVGASRAAVDAGWYPHSNQVGQTGKSVSPQLYIASGISGAIQHRAGMQTSKTIVAVNKDAEAPIFDLVDYGVVGDLFEVVPQLTGEIKARKG from the coding sequence ATGGCTGAAGTTCTCGTCTACGTCGACCACGTGGACGGCGCCGTCCGCAAGCCCACCCTTGAGCTGCTGACGCTCGCCCGCCGCGTCGGCGAGCCCGTCGCCGTCGCCCTCGGCGCCGGCGCCGAGGCCACCGCCGCCGTGCTCGCCGAGCACGGCGCCGTCAAGGTCCTCACCGCCGACGCCCCCGAGTTCACCGAGTACCTCGTGGTGCCGAAGGTGGACGCGCTCCAGGCCGCGTACGACGCCGTCTCCCCGGTCGCCGTGCTGGTCCCGTCCTCCGCCGAGGGCAAGGAGATCGCGGCCCGCCTGGCCGTCCGCATCGGTTCCGGCATCATCACCGACGCCACCGACCTGGAGGCCGGCGACGAGGGTCCGGTCGCGACCCAGGCCGTGTTCGCCGCGTCGTTCACCACCAAGTCCCGCGTCTCCAAGGGCACCCCGGTCATCACCGTGAAGCCGAACTCGGCCCCGGTCGAGGCCGCCCCGGCCGCCGGCGCCGTCGAGGCGCTCGCCGTCACCTTCGGCGCCCTGGCCACCGGCACCAAGGTCACCTCCCGCACCCCGCGCGAGTCGACCGGCCGCCCCGAGCTGACCGAGGCCGCGATCGTGGTCTCCGGCGGTCGTGGCGTCAACGGTGCCGAGAACTTCCACATCATCGAGGACCTCGCGGACTCCCTCGGTGCGGCCGTCGGCGCCTCGCGCGCCGCCGTCGACGCCGGTTGGTACCCGCACTCCAACCAGGTCGGCCAGACCGGCAAGTCGGTCTCCCCGCAGCTGTACATCGCCTCCGGCATCTCCGGCGCGATCCAGCACCGGGCCGGCATGCAGACCTCGAAGACCATCGTGGCCGTCAACAAGGACGCCGAGGCCCCGATCTTCGACCTGGTCGACTACGGCGTGGTCGGCGACCTCTTCGAGGTCGTCCCCCAGCTGACCGGCGAGATCAAGGCGCGCAAGGGCTGA
- a CDS encoding TlpA family protein disulfide reductase yields the protein MGAEVRGHGNATALGVAELGAEPGERASLVQFSSAFCQPCRATRRILAEVAAMVDGVAHIEVDAERNLELVRALDIDRTPTVLVLDSAGRIVRRAAGMPRKADVIAALGAAV from the coding sequence ATGGGAGCCGAGGTGCGCGGACACGGGAACGCGACGGCGCTGGGCGTCGCCGAGCTCGGCGCGGAGCCGGGGGAGCGGGCCAGCCTGGTCCAGTTCTCCAGCGCGTTCTGTCAGCCCTGCCGGGCCACGCGACGGATCCTCGCCGAGGTGGCGGCCATGGTGGACGGGGTCGCGCACATCGAGGTCGACGCCGAGCGGAACCTGGAACTGGTGCGCGCGCTCGACATCGATCGGACGCCGACGGTGCTGGTGCTGGACTCGGCCGGGCGGATCGTCCGGCGGGCGGCCGGAATGCCCCGCAAGGCGGACGTGATCGCCGCCCTGGGCGCCGCCGTGTGA
- a CDS encoding geranylgeranyl reductase family protein — MTEEGNAGGTGEVWDVVVVGAGPAGASAAHAAATAGRRVLLLEKAELPRYKTCGGGIIGPSRDALPPGFVLPFQDRVHAVTFSMNGRLTRTRRSRGMLFGLVNRPEFDAALVAEAEKAGATIRTGTAVTRVEQHGAAVPDRRTVAVVLADGETVLARAVVGADGSASRIGTHVGVEMEQVDLGLEAEIPVPETVAADWKGRVLIDWGPLPGSYGWVFPKGDVLTVGVISAKGEGAATKRYLDDFIARLGLAGFEPSVSSGHLTRCRKPDSPLSRGRVLVAGDAAGLLEPWTREGISFALRSGRLAGEWAVKISEAQDAVDARRQALNYAFAIKAGLGVEMGVGRRMLTLFESKPGLLHAVITGLRPAWLAFARITRGSTTLAELVRQYPLARRALHALDSRQTGKGGS, encoded by the coding sequence GTGACGGAGGAGGGGAACGCCGGGGGGACCGGCGAGGTGTGGGACGTGGTCGTGGTCGGCGCCGGACCGGCCGGGGCTTCGGCCGCGCACGCGGCGGCGACCGCGGGGCGCCGCGTCCTGCTGTTGGAGAAGGCCGAACTGCCCCGGTACAAGACCTGCGGCGGCGGCATCATCGGGCCCTCGCGCGACGCCCTGCCGCCGGGGTTCGTCCTGCCGTTCCAGGATCGCGTCCACGCGGTCACGTTCTCCATGAACGGGCGACTGACCCGGACCCGGCGTTCCCGAGGGATGCTGTTCGGGCTCGTCAACCGCCCGGAGTTCGACGCGGCCCTGGTCGCGGAGGCGGAGAAGGCCGGCGCGACGATCCGTACGGGAACGGCCGTGACCCGCGTCGAGCAGCACGGCGCGGCGGTGCCCGACCGGCGCACCGTGGCCGTGGTCCTCGCGGACGGCGAGACGGTACTGGCCCGCGCCGTGGTCGGGGCGGACGGCAGCGCCAGCCGCATCGGCACGCACGTCGGGGTCGAGATGGAGCAGGTCGACCTCGGCCTGGAGGCGGAGATCCCCGTACCGGAGACGGTGGCAGCCGACTGGAAGGGGCGGGTGCTCATCGACTGGGGCCCGCTGCCCGGCAGTTACGGCTGGGTGTTCCCCAAGGGCGACGTCCTCACCGTCGGGGTCATCTCGGCGAAGGGCGAAGGCGCCGCCACCAAGCGGTACCTGGACGACTTCATCGCCCGGCTGGGCCTGGCGGGCTTCGAGCCGTCCGTCTCCTCCGGGCACCTGACCCGCTGCCGCAAGCCCGATTCGCCGCTGTCGCGCGGCCGGGTACTGGTCGCGGGCGACGCGGCCGGACTGTTGGAGCCGTGGACCCGCGAGGGCATCTCGTTCGCCCTGCGCTCCGGTCGGCTGGCAGGGGAGTGGGCCGTCAAGATCTCCGAGGCGCAGGACGCGGTCGACGCACGCCGCCAGGCCCTGAACTACGCCTTCGCCATCAAGGCCGGGCTGGGCGTGGAGATGGGCGTGGGCCGGCGGATGTTGACCCTGTTCGAGTCCAAGCCGGGTCTGCTGCACGCCGTCATCACGGGTCTGCGGCCGGCGTGGCTGGCCTTCGCCCGCATCACGCGCGGCTCGACGACGCTCGCCGAACTGGTGCGCCAGTACCCGCTGGCACGGCGGGCGCTGCACGCGCTGGACAGCCGCCAGACCGGCAAGGGCGGCTCGTAG